Within the Candidatus Reidiella endopervernicosa genome, the region CAAAATTGGGGTTCTTGCCTAGTACCTCGCTACGCTCGTAACCGCTAATGGCACAGAAGGCGGGATTGACCTCGAGAATGTTGCCTTTGCTATCGGTGATTAGAATCGCATCGCCGGCATTCTGAAAGACCTTTGCTGCCAGACGCCGCTCACTCTCGGCCTCATTCTGGTCGCTGATATCTCGAGCGTTTACGACCATGCCAATAATTTTGTCGTTGTGATCTTTTGCCGGTGAGTAGCTGACGTCCATCAGCCGACGACCAGGCCCTTTGAAATCGAACCAGCCTTGATAGCTAATTGTTTCACCCGCCAGGCAGCGATCTATTCGCGGTTTAATGTCTTCGAATATCTCCTGCCCGAGTAGATCGGCAACGTGTGTATCGACAATCTCCTCATACGCTGACCGCCATGGAGAGCGAAGTGAGGGCGGTTAGTCCCCGATAGTCGACGCCGTCTGCCTATTCGTAGTTGAGAGCGCGAGCGAACGACGGAGAAGATGCAGCAACGGCTTTATGTCGGCGTAGAGTCACTGAGGGAGTTGTGTAGAGCAGCGAAGAGGTGATTACGCAACGAACGCAGGACGTCGGGCGCCGCAGGCATAAACGGTCGCGTGAAGTTTTGCTGTTTGCTTGGGCTTGGATGCCCAAAACAAACTTTCGCAAAAATAGCGACTCCCCGGCTCAAGTTGTGGGCTTCAAGATAGGCGTTGTTAACGGCTCTGTAGATGTAGTTGCTGTCAACAAAAGAGAGGTGACCGCTGGAGGCAGAGACGATACGTTCGAACATCTCAGCACGCTTTTTTGAGCGTCGTAGTTCAGTAATGTTGTTACCGGTGCAGACGATACCGTCTATCTCACCCTTGCGATCAATTAGAGCCGTGTTGGTCCACTTGATGCTGTACTTTTCCCCCTCACGCGTGAAGAGGTGGTTCTGATACTGGAAGGGGAACTGATCTCGACGGAGTGATTCAAAGCGGCCCTGTATGGTCGACTGTTGATGTGCTGAGAAGAGTAGTGACCAGATGGTCTTGCCAATCGCCTCCTCTTCACTGTAACCACTCAAAGTTTCACAGGCACGATTAAAGCGGACGATCCGACCGCTTCTGTCGAGAAGGATAACGAGTTCAGTGATGGAACTTAAGAGGGTGTCAAGAAAGGCCTGGCCGCATTCGCTACTCATCTCAATAGCCCAGCGTCATGCAATTTTACATGGCTTATAACGGTGAACGGTCTTTCTGCTCTCAACACTGCTTTATCAACACTCGCTACAAAAAACTTCCTTGATATTGGCTGTAATGTTCTCCGAACCTTTCCGATGTTCTAACCTGACCTTAGCGGGAGGGTGGTCTTTATGCAAACGAAAATGATTCGCATATATGTCATGTCTGACATGAAGGCTGTGATGTATATAGACCAATTCTCAGAAAGAGAGGGAGAGGGGAAGGTCAGTTTAATTATTTAGAAATGATCTATTGTCGGGGCAGTGCAAAATGCAACTATTCTGGGCGGATTTTTCTTACGAATGGTTGTTAGAAATGTGATGATCCATCGGGCTATTTGGCGTTACCGCTGGGCGATATTCTGCAGTAAAAGATGTGATGGTTTAGCACTGCTCCTCGTCACGCAGCAGCCAACGACGCAGATCGTCGGCCACGTAGGTGTGGGCCGCGTGGGCGTGGTGCACGGTGATACGACTGTTGCGACCATCGATGGCAGTGATGGTGGTCATGAAGTAGTAGCCGAAGCCGCCGAGCAGATCGGGCAGTGAGGCGGTGATCTCGGCCTCTTTAATATCGGGGAAAATCACGCCCTTGATCGAAAAGCCGCCGGTGAAGCGATTTGCCTCGTAACAGTCGCGCATCATGATGAAACTAACGCGGTAGGCCTTCTGGTATTCAAAGGGAACGACAAAACTGTGGTGGCCGAGTGACCGGTCCTGTTTGAGCTGTTTGATTGAAGAGGCGCCGCAGGCGCTGAGTATTGCGCTTAATATCAGTATCAAGAGTGGTTTTATAACCCCCGTCGTTTGTGGATATCTTTCATTCATTCAGTCAAACCCTCCTGCGCCAGAGTGAGCATAACCGATACGGTCATAATCTGACTCGAACCGTTCGGTAAGCGGCGTGTTGCACGCTACAATGGCGCCACAGATGTGAAGGATAGATGGATAGCGATGAACGAGCAGAGTGGAGTGGTATCGGCGCGGGGGTTAACCAAGCGCTACGGTGATGCAGTGGCGGTCGATGGGATCGACTTCGATATCGCACCGGGGCGCTGTTTCGGTTTCCTCGGTCCTAACGGTGCAGGCAAGACCACCTCGCTACGCATGACCCTGGGACTGACTCCGATAAGCGAGGGTACGCTCAGCGTGTTCGGGCTGCCGGTCGGTCAGTGTGATCGGGAGATTCGTGCCCGTGTCGGTATCGTGCCGCAGGCTGATAATCTCGATCCCGACTTTACGGTTGCTGAGAACCTCGCCATCTACGCCTCCTACTTCGGCATGGCTCACGACTCACCGAACGGCGTGATGCCAAGACCGATACCCTCTCCGGTGGTATGCAGCGTCGCCTCACCATCGCCCGTGCACTGGTCAACGACCCCGAGCTGGTGGTGCTCGATGAGCCGACCACCGGCCTCGACCCGCAGGCGCGCCACATCATCTGGGGGCGACTCGCCGAGCTGCGTGATCAGGGCAAGACGCTGATCCTGACCACCCACTATATGGAGGAGGCGGAGCGGCTCTGTGATGAGTTGGTGATTATGGATCATGGTCAGATCCTCGATCAGGGCTCGCCGCGTGAGCTGATCGAACGTCATGTTGAACCGGAGGTGGTCGAGGTGCGTAGTGAGGTTGATCCGGCTTTTCTGGAGATGGCCAGGGTGAACAACTGTCGTCTCGAGAAGATGGGTAACAGCCTCTACTGTTATACCCACACCGTTCCAGCGCTGCTGAAACAGCTGCAGGATCAGAGTGGGGCGGTCTATGTACACCGACCGGCGGGGCTTGAGGATGTCTTCCTGAAACTGACCGGCAGGGAGCTGCGCGACTGATGTTGAACTGGAAACTACCAAGATTAAGACGCGGCGCACTGGCGGTTTGGCGGCGCAATGTACTGGTCTGGCGCAAGCTGATGGGGCCTGCCATTTTGATGAACTTTGGCGAGCCGACACTCTATATGCTTGGCCTCGGTTTCGGTCTCGGCAG harbors:
- a CDS encoding PAS domain-containing protein — its product is MSSECGQAFLDTLLSSITELVILLDRSGRIVRFNRACETLSGYSEEEAIGKTIWSLLFSAHQQSTIQGRFESLRRDQFPFQYQNHLFTREGEKYSIKWTNTALIDRKGEIDGIVCTGNNITELRRSKKRAEMFERIVSASSGHLSFVDSNYIYRAVNNAYLEAHNLSRGVAIFAKVCFGHPSPSKQQNFTRPFMPAAPDVLRSLRNHLFAALHNSLSDSTPT